The genome window ACATGGAAGAAAGGGACACAGCTATGGCCACTTCTGATGAGAGGTgtccagagcacagcagcacatcccTGTGCCTCAGACATCTCCTGTGCCCTGCGGTGTGGAAGGGAGTGCATTCATAGCATGGCCATGCAGATGGAACAGGAAACTGCTATGGCCACAGTTCTGCATGGCCAAAAGGAAGATGGGCAGAAAACAGGCTTATAATTTATTAATTCAGTTCCTTTTAATCATTGTCACCATACAGCACTAGTGCTGCCTTCGTAGCTCCCACAGAAATAGATAGCCTCGTCCTCGACTTGGACCCCAGTGATGGTTAATGTGTTTGTGGAGCCGGATAGGGAACCGGAGAATCGTGAAGGGATGTTCGAGGGTCTGTTGGTGTTGTCATAGATCACAGTGACAGGGGCACTGCCAGGTGCCTTCTGCTGGTACCAGCCATAATAGTAACTTCCAGCATAGCTGCCACCCCCGGAGCAGGTGATCTTGACGGTTTCTCCCGGGTTTGCTGACACCGAGGCCGGCTGAGTCAGCGCTGCCTGCACCAGGGAACCTGGAGAGGGACAAGGATGATGGGGTCTATACCCAGTATCACCCTCATTCCTGGAATATGATCTGGGGTAACAGTCAAGGTCTTGGCCATTCAGATAGGACAAGGCCTCCTGAATTCCCAAAACAGTAACATAAGTCACAATTCCCAAAGCTCGGGGACCAAGGAAGGTGGCCTGAAAACTTTACTGTGAATGTGGCTGTGTTTATGTTCCTACTACACATTGTCAAAATacagcatcactgctgcctttcagtcTCCACGGTAATATACAGCCTTGTCCTCAGCTTGGACCCCAGTGATGGTTAGCTTGTGCGTGGAGCCAGATGGGGAACTGGAGAATTGTGAAGGGATGTTCGAGGGTCTGTTGGTGTCACTGTGGATCACAGTCACAGCACCACTACCAGGTTTCTCCTGGAACCAGCCATACTCATGGCTACTCCTGGACTGACTGATTCCTGGTCTTGCCACAGGGCCCCGGGCAatgcctgcaggagcagaaatgCAGCGAAGCCCTGGGATCTGATGTACAGGGTGAAGGAGAGCAGTAGGAAGGAGAAGAGACCCCAGAGCTGGACTGAGAGGAAGcgggagaggaaaaaagaacctttttttttttttttcttgtgaaccGCTCGTCCTGCTACCCTGGGGATCAGTGCCATCCTCAGGCCACAGCTCGTCATTGCCACCGCAGTAATGGGCAGTGTTGTCCACAGCTTAGACCACAGTGGTAGTTAGTGTGACAGTTCATGTGTGTAGGCCTGGATTGGGCCCCAGAGAATGGTAAGAGAATGCCTGTGGGTCTACCAGTGTTAGCATGGATCCCAGTGATGGGGCATTGCCAGGTATCTTCTGCTGGTACCAGCCATAGATGTCAATCCTGGAGCAGATGTGGGTCTCCTGCTGTCccatgtgtgtctgtgtgctcagcagccTCATCCCACTGCCAAACAAGGAGGCTGTGCGTGTCAGACACACACAGAGCCCCgtcttctctccctctccaggTTCCCTGGTGCAGGCAGCACTGACTCAGCCGGCCTCGGTGTCAGCAAACCCGGGAGAAACCGTCAAGATCACCTGCTCCGGGGGTAGTGGCAGCTACGGCTGGTTCCAGCAGAAGTCTCCTGGCAGTGCCCCTGTCACTGTGAtctataacaacaacaacagaccCTCGGACATCCCTTCACGATTCTCCGGTTCCAAATCCGGCTCCACAGCCACATTAACCATCACTGGGGTCCAAGCCGAGGACGAGGCTGTCTATTTCTGTGGTGGCTACGACAGCAGCACTTATGCTGGTATTGCCTCAGCGGGAGGTGAGGAACTGATGGATTGATcagggttaaaaaaaatagacgTTTTTCACCCTTGATGGCTTATGGCTGAGCAGGTCTGTGAGACTGAGGATGATTTATATCTTCTCTGCATGGCCATGCTTGTAAATGCCTTCCTTGGTATATGTAGTTGTATGAGAGGTTACTCTGGGTACTGAGTCACACTGTACCTGTCCCTGAaaaggcacagctctgtgccatccCCAGCTGTTCCAcattgctgctggcagccccattctctccctgctggagctggctctgTACTGAGCTGTTCTGGTCTGGGCTCTGTTCCTGCAATGTGCCACCACCATCAGAGCAGAAGGGATCCCAGCCACAGCTATGGGCACTTTGGAGGATCAGAGCTCAGCATGGAGCatcccagcacagaggcagctcAGGCAGAAGTTGGACAAGGGCATCAGCTGCTACAGGCAGGGGCTGGGCctgatgcagtgctgtgcatctTGTTGGGACGTGTTCAGGACACCGTGCACAGCCACCCATATTGCAGGACAGTGAAGGTAGGGCTGTGGTGAGGTCCTGTGCCACCATCAAACAGAGACAGCAAAACCTGCCGGCTGCTCCTTGCACTGTCAGGAGGTTTGTGCATCGCTTCCTCACTGCTGTGTGTCACCATGGGACCAGCACCACTGCTGTCTGCACTCCCACAGTAATAGACAGCCTCGTCCTCGGCTCGGACCCCAGTGATGGTTAATGTGGCTGTGGAGCCGGACTCGGAACCGGAGAATCGTGAAGGGATGTTTGAGGGTCTCTTGTCATTCCAGTAGATCACAGTGAGAGGGGTACTGCCAGGTGACTTCTGCTGGAACCAGCCATAAGCATTGTTACTGCCACCCCCAGAGCAGGTGATCCTGAGTTTCTCCTAGGTTTGCTGACACTGAGGCTGGCTGAGTCAGTGCTGCCTGCACCAGGGAAcctggagaggagaggggagaaaatggGGCTCAGTAGAGAGTCCAAGGGAGGGCCAGCTTGGGGAAGAACTGGTGCTATGCTGATGTATCAACCAGGTGGCTGTGGCCCTCCAGCAGGGAGCGGACAGGTGAGGAAGTGTTGCCCCAGTGCATGCAGGGGCCACCACAAAGGGTGGGTGTAGGGTAGTGGGGAGGGAGCCAGCAGGGTGCAGCCTGGCAGCCTAAGAGGACCTGAGCCCTGCAGCATGGGGTACTGATGGAGGTGGAACCTGTAAGACAGACAGTTAAGGGTATTATCTGCTCCTTGCACTGCCGGGAGGTTTGTGTATTACATCTGAGTCACTGTGGTATCAgtactgctgctgtctgcattccCACAGAAATAGACAGCCTCGTCCTCGGCTTGGACCCCAGTGATGGTTAATGTGCCCGTGGAGCCGGATTTGGAACCGGAGAATCGTGAAGGGATGTCCGAGGGTCTCTTGTCGTTGCTATAGATCAGAGTGACAGGGGCACTGCCAGGAGACTTCTGCTGATACCAGCCATAACCATAGCCACTGCTACCCCCGGAGCAGGTGAGCTTGACGGTTCCTCCCAGGTTTGCTGACACTGAGGCCGGCTGAGTCAGCGCTGCCTGCACCAGGGAAcctggagagggagaggggagaaaatggGGCTCAGTGTTTGCCTGACACGCACAGCCCTCACCTGGCAGGGGTGGGATGAGGAACACCACCCTGGCAGATGAGGCCTCGCAGACATCCATGCCTCTTCAAAGCAGGAGGATAGGTCAGCCAGCAGTAACAGCAAACAGGTCTGGACATACCTGGTATCTCTTCCTGCACTGCACTGTACAAGAGGGAGACCATTCACAACGAGTGCTTTGCAGAGGGGCCAGGAACCTGCctcagctgcacagcccagcttgGCTGTGAGACAGATGGGCAGAAAACCTCCATTTTTATCCCCTatatgtgtctttttttttttttttttttttcccccacatcgCCCCCTATCACCATACCAGGattactgctgctttcccaggCACCACAGAAATAGACAGCCTCGTCCTCGGCTCGGACCCCAGTGATGGTTAATGTGGCTGTGGAGCCGGATAGGGCACCGGAGAATCGTGAAGGGATGTCCGAGGGTCTCTTGTTGTTGTTATAGATCACAGTGACAGGGGCACTGCCAGGTGATTTCTGCTGGTGCCAACCATAATCATAGCTACCTCCAGACCAGGTTATCCTGACAGTTTCTCCCAGGTTTGCTGATAATGAGTCTGGCAGAGTCAGCGCTGCCTGCACCAGGGAACCTGCATAGGGAGAGGGGAGTAAATGGGGCTCAACAGGTGCCCAATTTGCCCTGCCCTCCCCAACCACAGGGGAAGCACTACCGTCAGAGGAGAAGGGTCCTCAGTCACAGACATAGGTATGTTTGTGGGCaagagcccagcacagagcatctCAGCACAAAGGCAGCTCCAGAAGGAGATAGGAGCTCACAGCAGCAACATGGAGCAGGGCTAGGGTTGACGTAGTGCTGTGCCTGGGCAGGGACAGGTACATTGTGGTTAAGAAGAGAGAGGAGGCCATTTACAGTCAGGGCCGTGCAGAGAGGACAGAAACAGGACTCAGCCCCTGCAGCCCTGTCCAGCCATAATGCAGTAGGTGCAGAAAGCTTCCATTTTGAACTCAGGTTTGTAACTCAGTTTCCCATGTCCCTGTGCCATTCTACCAGCATCAGTGCTGTTTCCCAAGCTACCGCAGTAGTAGATAGTCTTGTGCTCATTTTGGACCCCAGTAATGGCTAACCATGATTGGTCTTCTGGGATCAAGGAAAATGGCTACAGGAGGCAAGGGGAGCATGGGATGGGGGTGGCCAGTGTCCACGGACACCAGGTTTGCAGGAGGTGGCTGTGCTGTAGAAGGGTGGGGGTCTAAAAGGGAGTTGGGGTCCATAGCACAACTGTTGGAGTAGCACCATGGTCTGGGCCCCTCTCCTACTAGTGATGGTCACCAACAGTTCAGGTGACCTGGGCCTGTATGGGCATGGGGCCTCTGTCCTGCTGCTTTGAGGGGGGAGGCTGTATATGTCAGGCAGCCACTGATTGCCgttttctcccctctctcctctccctctccaggTTCCCTGGTGCAGGCAGCACTGACTCAGCAGCCGGCCTCGGTGTCAGCAAACCCAGGAGAAACCGTCAAGATCACCTGCTCTGGGGGCAGCTATAGCTATGGCTGGTTCCAGCAGAAGTCTCCTGGCAGTGCCCTTGTCACTGTGATCTACTGGGATGATGAGAGACCCTCGGGCATCCCTTCACGATTCTCCGGTTCCACATCCGGCTCCACGGGCACATTAACCATCACTGGGGTCCGAGCTGAGGACGAGGCTGTCTATTACTGTGGGAGCTTCGACAGCAGCACTGATAGTGGATATGCTGGTGGTGGCACTGCGGGGTGGAACTGGAGAATTGTGAAGGGATGTTCGAGGGTCTGTTGGTGTCACTGTGGATCACAGTCACAGCACCACTACCAGGTTTCTCCTGGAACCAGCCATACTCATGGCTACTCCCAGAGTGACTGATCCCTGGTCTTGCCACAGGGCCCCAGGCAatgcctgcaggagcagaaatgCAGCGAAGCCCTGGGATCTGATGTACAGGGTgaaggagagcaggaggaaggagaagagactCTAGAGCCAGACTGAGAGGAAGCgggagagaaagaggaaccTCTTTGGCATGCATGGTCTCCTTGTCTTGGGGATCAGTGCCATCTTCTGGCACTGGGTGTTGCATGTCAGGCACTTACTGagcttcattttctctcctctccccctccagGTTCCCTGGTGCAGGCAGCACCGACTCAGCTGGCCTTCATGTCAGCAAACCCAGGAGAAACCATCAAGATCACCTGCTCAGGCAGTAGCGATGCTTATGGCTGGTACCAGCAGAAGTCTCCTGGCAGTGCCCCTGTCACTGTGATCTATGGTAACACCGGTAGACTCTTAAGCATCCCTTCACTAATGGGGCTGAGGCAGATGCCCTGCCCCTCTGCAGGGCCGCAATTGTTTATGCCCTCCctgctgtattttttgttgCAGGTGATTCTGGGGCCAGAGCACCTTATCCCTATCCTACACCAATTTTGTTTGGAAGTTATCTTCATGATCACAGAATTGAACCATTCTAACAGAACCCTCTAATCAACCATCTCTTCAGCCTACACTGCTGCCTTGGGTTGTTATGACCTAAGTGCAGGCCCTGGGACTTAACGTTCTTGAACGTCAATGGGTTTGACACAGCACATTGATTTTTGCCTATCCTTATCTGTCTACaaggccttcctaccctcaagcAGATCAATACAGTTTGTTGCCTGGCAGCGTTGTTTGTAATTTCACATTAAACAAAGGGGAGCACTGGGGAATGCCTCTGGTGACAGCCTGCCAATTGGTTCGACTCCACTGTGATTGAATTCCATGTTCTACAGCTGTCCCCACAAAGGGTTGGCATGCACTGCAcccagccccactccctgcTGGTTTTCTGACTTTCAGCATTTTGGCCACACAGAGTTATGGCTGTAGACATGTTCCTGTTCCCTCTGTGTGGTTGTGGCTTTGACTGTTTTCGCTTTCATGCCCCAGTGCACTCCAGAAGTAGACATCACAGCTATGATTCCCTTTGTCACTCTACCAGCCTCACGGCTGTGCTAGCTCACACATCTTAGACAGCCTCATCCTTGGTTTCAACATGAGTAATGGTTAACTTGCTGTTGAAGCCAGATGCAGCCACAACCATAGCTACTGCTACACCAGGAGCAAATGATCTTCATGGTTCCTCCGCGGTAACTGGGAGAGTCACCTTCCAAACACTGAGGCAGGACAGGCAAGATGATCAAAGCCATGGCCATGCAGAGGGAAAACTGCCTCAGTGACACAGCCCAGAACAAACATaagggagaaaggcagaaaacagaCGTTTTTAATTCAGGGCTGTACCTCAGTTTCACATCTCCCCATCACTACCAGCATCAGTGCTGCCGTCGTAGCCACCACAGTAATAGACAGCCTCGTCCTCGGCTCGGACCCCAGTGATGGTTAATGTGTTTGTGGAGCCGGATCCAGAACCGGAGAATCGTGAAGGGATGTTTGAGGGTCTGTTGCTGTTCAGGTAGAGCACATAGAAAGGAGCACTGCCAGATGCCTTTTGCTGGTGCTGCCCTGACAGTTACTGCCATAGTCACCACTACTCCCAGAGCAGCTGATCCTGTAATCAGTAACACGCAGATGCACTGACATCAAGGCCAGCTGAGTCAGCACTGCCTGCACCAGGGAACCTGGAGAAAATGGAGCTGAGCAAGTGCTGGTGTTCAGTCCCACTGCAGCatgctgagggctgtgtgtcACACATTCACTGAGCTccattttctcccctctctcctctccctctccaggttccctggtgcaggcagcagtgactCAGCCGGCCTCGGTGTCAGCAAACCTGGGAGGAACCGTCGAGATCACCTGCTCCGGGGGTAGCAGCGATGATGGAAGTTATTACTATAGCTGGCACCAGCAGAAGTCTCCTGGCAGTGCCCCTGTCACTGTGATCTATAGCAACAACCAGAGACCCTCGAACATCCCTTCACGATTCTCCGGTTCCACATCCGGCTCCACAAGCACATTAACCATCACTGGGGTCCAAGCCGACGACGAGGCTATCTATTACTGTGGGAGCTGGGATAGCAGCACTGAAGCTGTAGGGTGATGATGATTAAttggagaagagagaggaaactTAGAACTGTAGGAAGATTTTCtgtccttcttcctcctctatGTGCAGAATTACTGCAGGAGGCATGTTACTCTTACCTCCACCTGGCCATGCTATGAATGCATTCCCTTCCACACCACAGGGCACAGGAGATGTCTGAGGCACAGggatgtgctgctctgctctggacaCCTCTCATCAGAAGTGGCCATAGCTGTGTCCCTTTCTTCCATGTGGGGCATCCACTATCCCTGCTATTGCCAGCTCTCCCAGCAAGACCCCTGCCAGTGCCTTCTGCTCCTTCCAACCACAGGAAAACCAGGGAAAACCATCATGAGAAGAGATCTCAACAAAAGTCATAATGGAGAAGGGTGGAAACCCATCATTTTCAGCTCTGGCCATCAATTCACCGCCTCATCTCCCCCTGGCACTATACCAACATAGCTGCTGTCGTAGGCACCACAGTAATAGACAGCCTCATCCTCGGCTTGGACCCCAGTGATGGTTAATGTGTGTGTGAATACGGAGAGGGAACCGGAGAATCGGGAAGGGATGTTCGAGGGTCTGTTGGTGTTAGCATTGATCACAGTGACAGGCACACTGCCAGGTGACTTCTGCTGGTACCAGCCATACCACTGGCCGATACCTCCACTGCAGGTGATCTTGACAGTTTCCCCAGGGTTTGCTGACACCGAGGTCGGCTGAATGAGTTCTGCCTCCACCAGGGAAcctggagagggagaggagagaaaatggGGCTCAGGGAATACCCCACATGGACAGCCCTCTGCATACAACAGTGGGAAAGGGAACGCCACTATTAAAGGAGAAGAAGCCTCAGTCATGGCCACCGGCACATTAGAAGATGAGAGTCCAGACCAGAGCATCCCAGCACAGAGACAGCTCCAGCAGGAGAACAGGGCTTGCAGCAGCAACATGAAGCAAGGCTGGGGATGACATAGTGCTGTACCTTTGTAGGGACAGGTACAGTCTGGCTCAGGTCCCAAAGTAACCTGACTCAGCCAGCCTCAGTGTCAGCAAACCCAGGAGAAACTGTCAAGATCACCTGCTCtggtagcagcagcagctactATGGCTGGATCCAGCAGAAATCACCTGGCAGTGCCCCTGTCACTGTGATTTATGATAGCAGCAGCAGACCCTCGGACATCCCTTCACGATTCTCCGGTTCCAAATTCGGCTCCACGGCCACATTAACCATCACTGGGGTCCAAGTCGAGGACGAGGCTGTCTATTACTGTGGTGACTGGGACAGGAGCAATAGTGCTGGTATAGTGATGTGGGGAGATGCGGGGGTGACATACAGACTGCGATTCAAAACCAAGGCTTTCTGCCCTTGCTGAGTCAGGGCTGAGGGAGGATCCAGTCCCTTCTGCCAGACTGTACATCATACACATGTCCTCTCTTACTGAA of Gallus gallus isolate bGalGal1 chromosome 15, bGalGal1.mat.broiler.GRCg7b, whole genome shotgun sequence contains these proteins:
- the IGLL1 gene encoding Ig lambda chain V-1 region isoform X27, which produces MTEASSPLIVAFPFPLLYAEGCPCGVFPEPHFLSSPSPGSLVEAELIQPTSVSANPGETVKITCSGGIGQWYGWYQQKSPGSVPVTVINANTNRPSNIPSRFSGSESGSTATLTITGVRAEDEAVYYCGSADSNIGIFGAGTTLTVLGQPKVAPTITLFPPSKEELNEATKATLVCLINDFYPSPVTVDWVIDGSTRSGETTAPQRQSNSQYMASSYLSLSASDWSSHETYTCRVTHNGTSITKTLKRSEC
- the IGLL1 gene encoding Ig lambda chain V-1 region isoform X13; this translates as MTEASSPLIVAFPFPLLYAEGCPCGVFPEPHFLSSPSPGSLVEAELIQPTSVSANPGETVKITCSGGIGQWYGWYQQKSPGSVPVTVINANTNRPSNIPSRFSGSESGSTATLTITGVRAEDEAVYYCGSADSSGAGIFGAGTTLTVLGQPKVAPTITLFPPSKEELNEATKATLVCLINDFYPSPVTVDWVIDGSTRSGETTAPQRQSNSQYMASSYLSLSASDWSSHETYTCRVTHNGTSITKTLKRSEC
- the IGLL1 gene encoding Ig lambda chain V-1 region isoform X25; this translates as MTEASSPLIVAFPFPLLYAEGCPCGVFPEPHFLSSPSPGSLVEAELIQPTSVSANPGETVKITCSGGIGQWYGWYQQKSPGSVPVTVINANTNRPSNIPSRFSGSESGSTATLTITGVRAEDEAVYYCGSADSSGAVFGAGTTLTVLGQPKVAPTITLFPPSKEELNEATKATLVCLINDFYPSPVTVDWVIDGSTRSGETTAPQRQSNSQYMASSYLSLSASDWSSHETYTCRVTHNGTSITKTLKRSEC
- the IGLL1 gene encoding Ig lambda chain V-1 region isoform X4; the encoded protein is MTEASSPLIVAFPFPLLYAEGCPCGVFPEPHFLSSPSPGSLVEAELIQPTSVSANPGETVKITCSGGIGQWYGWYQQKSPGSVPVTVINANTNRPSNIPSRFSGSESGSTATLTITGVRAEDEAVYYCGSADSSGNSGIFGAGTTLTVLGQPKVAPTITLFPPSKEELNEATKATLVCLINDFYPSPVTVDWVIDGSTRSGETTAPQRQSNSQYMASSYLSLSASDWSSHETYTCRVTHNGTSITKTLKRSEC
- the IGLL1 gene encoding Ig lambda chain V-1 region isoform X24, encoding MTEASSPLIVAFPFPLLYAEGCPCGVFPEPHFLSSPSPGSLVEAELIQPTSVSANPGETVKITCSGGIGQWYGWYQQKSPGSVPVTVINANTNRPSNIPSRFSGSESGSTATLTITGVRAEDEAVYYCGSADSSNIPTFGAGTTLTVLGQPKVAPTITLFPPSKEELNEATKATLVCLINDFYPSPVTVDWVIDGSTRSGETTAPQRQSNSQYMASSYLSLSASDWSSHETYTCRVTHNGTSITKTLKRSEC
- the IGLL1 gene encoding Ig lambda chain V-1 region isoform X14, whose translation is MTEASSPLIVAFPFPLLYAEGCPCGVFPEPHFLSSPSPGSLVEAELIQPTSVSANPGETVKITCSGGIGQWYGWYQQKSPGSVPVTVINANTNRPSNIPSRFSGSESGSTATLTITGVRAEDEAVYYCGSADSSGGGIFGAGTTLTVLGQPKVAPTITLFPPSKEELNEATKATLVCLINDFYPSPVTVDWVIDGSTRSGETTAPQRQSNSQYMASSYLSLSASDWSSHETYTCRVTHNGTSITKTLKRSEC
- the IGLL1 gene encoding Ig lambda chain V-1 region isoform X32, which translates into the protein MTEASSPLIVAFPFPLLYAEGCPCGVFPEPHFLSSPSPGSLVEAELIQPTSVSANPGETVKITCSGGIGQWYGWYQQKSPGSVPVTVINANTNRPSNIPSRFSGSESGSTATLTITGVRAEDEAVYYCGSADSSGVFGAGTTLTVLGQPKVAPTITLFPPSKEELNEATKATLVCLINDFYPSPVTVDWVIDGSTRSGETTAPQRQSNSQYMASSYLSLSASDWSSHETYTCRVTHNGTSITKTLKRSEC
- the IGLL1 gene encoding Ig lambda chain V-1 region isoform X8 gives rise to the protein MTEASSPLIVAFPFPLLYAEGCPCGVFPEPHFLSSPSPGSLVEAELIQPTSVSANPGETVKITCSGGIGQWYGWYQQKSPGSVPVTVINANTNRPSNIPSRFSGSESGSTATLTITGVRAEDEAVYYCGSADSSTYVGIFGAGTTLTVLGQPKVAPTITLFPPSKEELNEATKATLVCLINDFYPSPVTVDWVIDGSTRSGETTAPQRQSNSQYMASSYLSLSASDWSSHETYTCRVTHNGTSITKTLKRSEC
- the IGLL1 gene encoding Ig lambda chain V-1 region isoform X18; this encodes MTEASSPLIVAFPFPLLYAEGCPCGVFPEPHFLSSPSPGSLVEAELIQPTSVSANPGETVKITCSGGIGQWYGWYQQKSPGSVPVTVINANTNRPSNIPSRFSGSESGSTATLTITGVRAEDEAVYYCGSADSSDIGIFGAGTTLTVLGQPKVAPTITLFPPSKEELNEATKATLVCLINDFYPSPVTVDWVIDGSTRSGETTAPQRQSNSQYMASSYLSLSASDWSSHETYTCRVTHNGTSITKTLKRSEC
- the IGLL1 gene encoding Ig lambda chain V-1 region isoform X33, which gives rise to MTEASSPLIVAFPFPLLYAEGCPCGVFPEPHFLSSPSPGSLVEAELIQPTSVSANPGETVKITCSGGIGQWYGWYQQKSPGSVPVTVINANTNRPSNIPSRFSGSESGSTATLTITGVRAEDEAVYYCGSADSNTIFGAGTTLTVLGQPKVAPTITLFPPSKEELNEATKATLVCLINDFYPSPVTVDWVIDGSTRSGETTAPQRQSNSQYMASSYLSLSASDWSSHETYTCRVTHNGTSITKTLKRSEC
- the IGLL1 gene encoding Ig lambda chain V-1 region isoform X31 — its product is MTEASSPLIVAFPFPLLYAEGCPCGVFPEPHFLSSPSPGSLVEAELIQPTSVSANPGETVKITCSGGIGQWYGWYQQKSPGSVPVTVINANTNRPSNIPSRFSGSESGSTATLTITGVRAEDEAVYYCGSADSSGIFGAGTTLTVLGQPKVAPTITLFPPSKEELNEATKATLVCLINDFYPSPVTVDWVIDGSTRSGETTAPQRQSNSQYMASSYLSLSASDWSSHETYTCRVTHNGTSITKTLKRSEC
- the IGLL1 gene encoding Ig lambda chain V-1 region isoform X15 codes for the protein MTEASSPLIVAFPFPLLYAEGCPCGVFPEPHFLSSPSPGSLVEAELIQPTSVSANPGETVKITCSGGIGQWYGWYQQKSPGSVPVTVINANTNRPSNIPSRFSGSESGSTATLTITGVRAEDEAVYYCGSADSSGDTIFGAGTTLTVLGQPKVAPTITLFPPSKEELNEATKATLVCLINDFYPSPVTVDWVIDGSTRSGETTAPQRQSNSQYMASSYLSLSASDWSSHETYTCRVTHNGTSITKTLKRSEC
- the IGLL1 gene encoding Ig lambda chain V-1 region isoform X11, coding for MTEASSPLIVAFPFPLLYAEGCPCGVFPEPHFLSSPSPGSLVEAELIQPTSVSANPGETVKITCSGGIGQWYGWYQQKSPGSVPVTVINANTNRPSNIPSRFSGSESGSTATLTITGVRAEDEAVYYCGSADSSSSDAVFGAGTTLTVLGQPKVAPTITLFPPSKEELNEATKATLVCLINDFYPSPVTVDWVIDGSTRSGETTAPQRQSNSQYMASSYLSLSASDWSSHETYTCRVTHNGTSITKTLKRSEC
- the IGLL1 gene encoding Ig lambda chain V-1 region isoform X17, giving the protein MTEASSPLIVAFPFPLLYAEGCPCGVFPEPHFLSSPSPGSLVEAELIQPTSVSANPGETVKITCSGGIGQWYGWYQQKSPGSVPVTVINANTNRPSNIPSRFSGSESGSTATLTITGVRAEDEAVYYCGSADSSNTGIFGAGTTLTVLGQPKVAPTITLFPPSKEELNEATKATLVCLINDFYPSPVTVDWVIDGSTRSGETTAPQRQSNSQYMASSYLSLSASDWSSHETYTCRVTHNGTSITKTLKRSEC
- the IGLL1 gene encoding Ig lambda chain V-1 region isoform X9, which produces MTEASSPLIVAFPFPLLYAEGCPCGVFPEPHFLSSPSPGSLVEAELIQPTSVSANPGETVKITCSGGIGQWYGWYQQKSPGSVPVTVINANTNRPSNIPSRFSGSESGSTATLTITGVRAEDEAVYYCGSADSSGDNGIFGAGTTLTVLGQPKVAPTITLFPPSKEELNEATKATLVCLINDFYPSPVTVDWVIDGSTRSGETTAPQRQSNSQYMASSYLSLSASDWSSHETYTCRVTHNGTSITKTLKRSEC
- the IGLL1 gene encoding Ig lambda chain V-1 region isoform X1, whose protein sequence is MTEASSPLIVAFPFPLLYAEGCPCGVFPEPHFLSSPSPGSLVEAELIQPTSVSANPGETVKITCSGGIGQWYGWYQQKSPGSVPVTVINANTNRPSNIPSRFSGSESGSTATLTITGVRAEDEAVYYCGSADSSGADIGIFGAGTTLTVLGQPKVAPTITLFPPSKEELNEATKATLVCLINDFYPSPVTVDWVIDGSTRSGETTAPQRQSNSQYMASSYLSLSASDWSSHETYTCRVTHNGTSITKTLKRSEC
- the IGLL1 gene encoding Ig lambda chain V-1 region isoform X10: MTEASSPLIVAFPFPLLYAEGCPCGVFPEPHFLSSPSPGSLVEAELIQPTSVSANPGETVKITCSGGIGQWYGWYQQKSPGSVPVTVINANTNRPSNIPSRFSGSESGSTATLTITGVRAEDEAVYYCGSADSSADAGIFGAGTTLTVLGQPKVAPTITLFPPSKEELNEATKATLVCLINDFYPSPVTVDWVIDGSTRSGETTAPQRQSNSQYMASSYLSLSASDWSSHETYTCRVTHNGTSITKTLKRSEC
- the IGLL1 gene encoding Ig lambda chain V-1 region isoform X2, yielding MTEASSPLIVAFPFPLLYAEGCPCGVFPEPHFLSSPSPGSLVEAELIQPTSVSANPGETVKITCSGGIGQWYGWYQQKSPGSVPVTVINANTNRPSNIPSRFSGSESGSTATLTITGVRAEDEAVYYCGSADSSGGDTGIFGAGTTLTVLGQPKVAPTITLFPPSKEELNEATKATLVCLINDFYPSPVTVDWVIDGSTRSGETTAPQRQSNSQYMASSYLSLSASDWSSHETYTCRVTHNGTSITKTLKRSEC
- the IGLL1 gene encoding Ig lambda chain V-1 region isoform X19, with protein sequence MTEASSPLIVAFPFPLLYAEGCPCGVFPEPHFLSSPSPGSLVEAELIQPTSVSANPGETVKITCSGGIGQWYGWYQQKSPGSVPVTVINANTNRPSNIPSRFSGSESGSTATLTITGVRAEDEAVYYCGSADSSSSDVFGAGTTLTVLGQPKVAPTITLFPPSKEELNEATKATLVCLINDFYPSPVTVDWVIDGSTRSGETTAPQRQSNSQYMASSYLSLSASDWSSHETYTCRVTHNGTSITKTLKRSEC
- the IGLL1 gene encoding Ig lambda chain V-1 region isoform X30, with protein sequence MTEASSPLIVAFPFPLLYAEGCPCGVFPEPHFLSSPSPGSLVEAELIQPTSVSANPGETVKITCSGGIGQWYGWYQQKSPGSVPVTVINANTNRPSNIPSRFSGSESGSTATLTITGVRAEDEAVYYCGSADSSADAFGAGTTLTVLGQPKVAPTITLFPPSKEELNEATKATLVCLINDFYPSPVTVDWVIDGSTRSGETTAPQRQSNSQYMASSYLSLSASDWSSHETYTCRVTHNGTSITKTLKRSEC